GCTGAGGGTGTAAAGGGCATTAATTATACATACTTATACATTTACAGACGACCCTTCAGTATCGCAATTCTCCCCATCATGGTTTCGATGTATCACAGGGTTAGCATGAgacattaaatttaaataatttttttgggAGTTTTTAGGAGTTTTGAGAAAACAGCAGATGACATACAAAAAGTTTAGTAATTCATAAATGCATTAAATCTGTTTAGAGGTTGCCCAGCGTGCTTACAGGAGGCTCTCATGTGATATGTCGCAGTAATCTTGCAGTGATCTTTGTATCTCATGTTTCTTGTATCTTGTTTCTTTGTATATTTTCACTTCactatattttcattttaaccCCCATGATGTGGAAGAGTTGAGTGTATTAAATTTTACTTGTTCATTGTTACATTTTTGCACATTACTTCATTACTCATTCAAAATATCTAGATTTCCTACCAGACAATATGGTGGTGTAGCTGTGTGAGATCTTCACTTCCCCCTTAGCAGTTAGCTGACATCCCCACTTCCTGTTGTTGTCTGTCCACTGAAGTTCAGTTGTCAGATTGGAGTCGCAGGAGGACGTGTGTATTTGGTATCTGGGATCCTTCTGCAAATCACTATCTGCGTCATTCACCCACCTCAAAGTCGGAGTATAAAATATGTAACTATTACACTGTCCAGGACCACGGTAGGTGTACAGGAGACACTGTAGAGTCATAGTGCTGCCAGGCTTCAAATCAGTCACTGGAACAACTGAGGAATGCAAATACATATATAGTCTTTATATCAAATGCCCCCAATATTACATGTTTGCATTCATTCAACATTTCAAATGCATTTTATGCACATGGAATAACTGGAATTGAGTTCATTGGTCACAAGAACATTTATATTCCAGGAAGGCTCTAACTCCTTTATAATTTGTATTAAGACATCATGATTTACTTCCACAGATGCATATCTTTATGAACAACGTTATGACTCACGGTGAAATTTATACCTGTGAGAACAGACAGGTAAACTGAAGTGTCATATTTGCGTTGCTTTCCACTGATAATCTGTCTGCAGGTGTAAGATCCAGCATCCGCAGTGCTGACATTATGAATGTGCAGAGAGCAGTTAGACCCTACTTTTATTTTCTCATGTAAGTTTGAAACTTTGATCTTTCCATcattaaccagtttactgtattcCTTGATTTCACTACTAGCATGAATCCATGTGGTTGAGGAGCAGTCAGACTGAATGACATTGTTACATGGCAGAGCAACAGTACCTCCCACCTGGGAGTATACAGCAATGGACTCCACACTG
This window of the Paramormyrops kingsleyae isolate MSU_618 chromosome 19, PKINGS_0.4, whole genome shotgun sequence genome carries:
- the LOC111838316 gene encoding uncharacterized protein; protein product: MGVSVESIAVYSQVGGTVALPCNNVIQSDCSSTTWIHASSEIKEYSKLVNDGKIKVSNLHEKIKVGSNCSLHIHNVSTADAGSYTCRQIISGKQRKYDTSVYLSVLTGINFTVSHNVVHKDMHLWKLYMYLHSSVVPVTDLKPGSTMTLQCLLYTYRGPGQCNSYIFYTPTLRWVNDADSDLQKDPRYQIHTSSCDSNLTTELQWTDNNRKWGCQLTAKGEVKISHSYTTILSELPVRLMFFFLALIIPMIIAASVYTPPS